The Micromonospora sp. WMMD961 genome has a segment encoding these proteins:
- a CDS encoding sensor histidine kinase encodes MWRGGQRGWRSAAADVALALALLVIGLLGTDLAGDDQPGSKPVDAACRVLIVVAALALTLRNRAPAAVLALVSVATTIYLVIGYPYGPILLTLLVAVYTVATRLPVRPAALATGGAFVLLLTHTFLSPGPAAGWTATLPTSAWVVVPFAVGVVVRVNRETAARSLEEEARSRAEQARRQTDEERLRIAQEVHDVVGHGLAAISMQAEIALHLLPKRPEQAETALTAISRTSREALDELRVTLGAVRQGAERGPVPGLARLPALRDRLAGAGLAVDTRVIGDPRELPTAVDLTAYRVVQEALTNVLRHAGVTSAEVTVDYRADEVTVEVTDRGAGAGAAPTDGGGHGLAGMRERVTALGGRLTAGPRAGGGFRVYARLPVEPTA; translated from the coding sequence ATGTGGCGCGGTGGTCAGCGGGGGTGGCGGTCGGCGGCGGCGGACGTCGCGCTCGCCCTGGCGCTGCTCGTCATCGGGTTGCTCGGCACCGACCTGGCCGGCGACGACCAACCCGGATCGAAGCCGGTGGACGCCGCCTGCCGGGTGTTGATCGTGGTCGCCGCGCTGGCCCTGACGCTGCGGAACCGGGCACCGGCGGCCGTCCTCGCCCTGGTCAGCGTGGCCACCACGATCTACCTGGTGATCGGGTACCCGTACGGGCCGATCCTGCTGACGCTCCTGGTGGCGGTGTACACCGTCGCGACACGGTTGCCGGTGCGCCCGGCGGCACTCGCCACCGGTGGCGCATTCGTCCTGCTCCTCACGCACACCTTCCTCTCCCCCGGCCCGGCCGCCGGTTGGACGGCGACGCTGCCCACGTCGGCCTGGGTGGTCGTACCGTTCGCGGTGGGGGTGGTGGTGCGGGTCAACCGCGAGACGGCCGCGCGCAGCCTGGAGGAGGAGGCCCGCAGTCGGGCCGAGCAGGCTCGGCGGCAGACCGACGAGGAGCGGTTGCGCATCGCGCAGGAGGTGCACGACGTGGTGGGGCACGGGCTGGCCGCGATCAGCATGCAGGCGGAGATCGCCCTGCATCTGCTGCCGAAACGGCCGGAGCAGGCGGAGACCGCGCTGACCGCGATCAGTCGGACCAGTCGGGAGGCGCTGGACGAACTCCGGGTCACCCTCGGCGCGGTACGGCAGGGCGCCGAGCGTGGGCCGGTGCCTGGCCTGGCCCGGCTTCCGGCGCTGCGTGACCGGCTGGCCGGCGCCGGGCTCGCCGTCGACACGCGAGTGATCGGCGATCCTCGGGAGTTGCCGACCGCCGTGGACCTGACCGCGTACCGGGTGGTGCAGGAGGCGTTGACGAACGTGTTGCGGCACGCGGGGGTGACCAGCGCGGAGGTGACCGTGGACTACCGCGCCGACGAGGTGACCGTCGAGGTCACCGACCGGGGTGCGGGCGCCGGGGCAGCTCCGACCGACGGGGGCGGGCACGGTCTGGCCGGGATGCGGGAGCGGGTCACGGCACTGGGCGGGCGGCTGACTGCCGGGCCGCGCGCCGGTGGCGGGTTCCGGGTGTACGCCCGGCTTCCCGTGGAGCCGACCGCGTGA
- a CDS encoding [protein-PII] uridylyltransferase, with product MTSLIRKNASGHAADGDANLLINEVVGVTGGIGEAARLARAAAYDEFLRGLLPARDGVALLAVGGLGRRQCAPYGDLDLVLLHAGVPGTDEVAASVWYPIWDAGLRLDHSVRTVSEALSVAQDDVKVALGLLDARLVVGDQTLADSLIRTAADHWRRTAVRHLPGLREVTEARWQAHGELAFLLEGDLKEAAGGLRDVGLLRAISAAGITDALRPAVRAAHLRLLDTRDALHQQVGRRVDRLVAQERDGVARLLGLRQLQPGASDAARQPGAVVEDGDALLRRVAGDARTVSHALDDAFRAADRLRSGRLRNGGGRPVRRPVARDVVEHDGELVLARTAIGARPDPSLSLRVAAAAATTRLPIARATCEWLAAYCPPLPAPWPADARAALTTLLGAGPGLVPAWETCDRYGLIDNWLPEWTRLRSLPQHNPVHRYTLDRHLVQTAYEASRHTREVERPDLLLLGALLHDIGKGLTGDHSTVGVPLAQAVAIRIGLPAAEVELIGTLVRLHLLLPDVATRRDLADPVTIASVAEAVGDTGTLDLLHALVRADAAATGPAAWSDWKGRLVAELVARVRTALDTGVLPEPPTPDPALLAGPLPVVHLTGDRVSVAAADRRGLLATVAGCLALHRLEVISADASVVDGRALVECRVQPRYGLPPDPVPLRADLRRAVAGDVSVTQRLRGRALAARGGGAAPRVVWHREAATDAVLLEVRAADAAGLLYRVACALDEAGALVRAARISTLGADVVDAFYLVGGWPDDATRARLEAAVLAAV from the coding sequence ATGACCTCGTTGATCAGGAAGAACGCGTCAGGGCACGCCGCCGATGGTGACGCGAACCTCTTGATCAACGAGGTCGTCGGCGTTACCGGGGGGATCGGGGAGGCTGCGCGACTCGCGCGTGCGGCGGCTTACGACGAGTTTCTACGCGGGTTGCTGCCCGCGCGGGACGGGGTGGCACTGCTCGCCGTCGGTGGGTTGGGTCGGCGGCAGTGCGCCCCGTACGGCGACCTCGATCTCGTACTGCTGCACGCCGGGGTGCCCGGCACCGACGAGGTCGCCGCCTCGGTCTGGTACCCGATCTGGGACGCGGGCCTGCGGCTCGACCACTCGGTACGCACCGTCTCCGAGGCGCTCTCCGTGGCCCAGGACGACGTCAAGGTCGCCCTCGGGCTGCTCGACGCCCGGCTGGTGGTGGGTGACCAGACGCTGGCCGACTCGCTGATCCGCACCGCCGCCGACCACTGGCGACGCACCGCCGTCCGGCACCTACCCGGCCTGCGGGAGGTCACCGAGGCCCGTTGGCAGGCGCACGGCGAGCTGGCCTTCCTGTTGGAGGGCGACCTCAAGGAGGCCGCCGGTGGTCTGCGCGACGTGGGGCTGCTGCGGGCGATCTCCGCTGCCGGCATCACCGACGCGCTGCGTCCCGCCGTGCGTGCGGCTCACCTGCGCCTGCTGGACACCCGCGACGCCCTGCACCAGCAGGTCGGCCGCCGGGTCGACCGGCTGGTCGCCCAGGAACGCGACGGAGTGGCACGACTGCTCGGGCTGCGACAACTCCAGCCCGGCGCGTCGGACGCCGCGCGGCAGCCTGGAGCCGTCGTGGAAGACGGCGACGCGCTCCTGCGCCGGGTCGCGGGTGACGCCCGTACGGTCAGCCACGCGCTGGACGACGCGTTCCGTGCCGCCGACCGGTTGCGCTCCGGCCGCCTCCGCAACGGTGGTGGGCGCCCCGTGCGCCGCCCGGTGGCCCGCGACGTGGTGGAGCACGACGGTGAGCTGGTGCTGGCCCGGACGGCGATCGGAGCCCGCCCCGATCCGAGCCTCTCCCTGCGGGTGGCCGCCGCGGCGGCCACGACCCGACTGCCGATCGCCCGAGCCACCTGTGAGTGGCTGGCGGCGTACTGCCCGCCGCTGCCCGCGCCGTGGCCGGCTGATGCCCGGGCCGCGCTGACCACCCTCCTCGGTGCCGGTCCCGGGCTCGTGCCGGCGTGGGAGACCTGCGACCGGTACGGGCTGATCGACAACTGGCTGCCCGAGTGGACCCGGTTACGCAGCCTGCCGCAGCACAACCCGGTGCACCGCTACACCCTCGACCGGCACCTCGTGCAGACCGCGTACGAGGCGAGCCGGCACACCCGCGAGGTCGAGCGCCCGGACCTGCTGCTCCTCGGCGCACTCCTGCACGACATCGGCAAGGGGCTCACCGGTGACCACAGCACGGTCGGTGTGCCACTGGCCCAGGCGGTGGCGATCCGGATCGGTCTGCCCGCCGCCGAGGTCGAACTGATCGGCACGCTGGTCCGGCTGCACCTGCTGCTGCCCGACGTGGCCACCCGCCGGGATCTGGCCGACCCGGTCACCATCGCCTCGGTGGCCGAGGCGGTGGGGGACACCGGCACCCTCGACCTGCTGCACGCGCTGGTCCGCGCCGACGCGGCGGCGACCGGGCCGGCGGCCTGGTCGGACTGGAAGGGTCGACTCGTCGCCGAGTTGGTCGCCCGGGTCCGCACCGCACTGGACACCGGCGTACTCCCCGAACCGCCCACCCCGGACCCGGCGCTGCTGGCCGGGCCGCTGCCGGTCGTCCACCTGACCGGCGACCGGGTGTCGGTCGCCGCGGCCGACCGGCGGGGCCTGCTCGCCACGGTGGCCGGCTGCCTGGCCCTGCACCGCCTGGAGGTGATCTCCGCGGACGCCTCGGTGGTCGACGGCCGTGCCCTGGTCGAGTGCCGGGTGCAACCCCGCTACGGCCTCCCGCCGGACCCGGTCCCGCTCCGCGCCGACCTGCGCCGGGCCGTCGCCGGCGACGTGTCGGTGACCCAGCGGCTGCGCGGCCGTGCGCTCGCCGCCCGGGGCGGCGGGGCTGCTCCGCGGGTCGTCTGGCACCGCGAAGCGGCCACCGACGCGGTGCTGCTGGAGGTGCGTGCCGCCGACGCCGCCGGGTTGCTCTACCGGGTCGCCTGCGCTCTCGACGAGGCGGGTGCGCTGGTTCGCGCGGCCCGCATCTCCACGCTCGGCGCCGACGTGGTCGATGCCTTCTACCTGGTCGGCGGCTGGCCGGACGACGCCACCCGAGCCCGCCTGGAGGCTGCGGTCCTCGCCGCCGTCTGA
- a CDS encoding response regulator transcription factor → MIRVLVADDQDLVRLGLRALVESEDDLELAGEAADGLRAVELARRERPDVVLMDIRMPGIDGIEATRRIVADPDLTGTRVVVLTTFELDEYVFDALRHGASGFLTKDTRPVDLLRAIRLVADGEALLSPSVTRRVVREFATRPSRVPRPHPRLGALTDRERQVVGLVGEGLNNEEIAARLVVSPATARTHVSRAMGKLGARDRAQLVVFAYQSGLVSG, encoded by the coding sequence GTGATCCGGGTGCTGGTCGCCGACGACCAGGACCTGGTCCGGCTCGGTCTGCGCGCGCTGGTGGAGAGCGAGGACGACCTGGAGTTGGCCGGTGAGGCCGCCGACGGTCTGCGGGCGGTCGAGCTGGCGCGCCGGGAACGGCCGGACGTGGTGCTGATGGACATCCGGATGCCCGGCATCGACGGCATCGAGGCGACCCGGCGGATCGTCGCGGACCCCGACCTGACCGGCACGCGGGTGGTGGTGCTCACCACCTTCGAACTGGACGAGTACGTCTTCGACGCCTTGCGGCACGGCGCTAGCGGGTTCCTCACCAAGGACACCCGACCGGTCGACCTGCTGCGCGCGATCCGGCTCGTCGCCGACGGAGAGGCGCTGCTGTCGCCGTCGGTGACCCGCCGGGTGGTGCGGGAGTTCGCTACCCGGCCGTCGCGGGTCCCTCGTCCGCACCCCCGGCTGGGTGCGCTGACCGACCGGGAGCGCCAGGTCGTCGGCCTCGTCGGTGAGGGCCTGAACAACGAGGAGATCGCCGCCCGGTTGGTGGTCAGTCCGGCGACCGCGCGGACCCACGTCAGCCGGGCGATGGGCAAGCTGGGCGCCCGGGACCGGGCCCAGCTCGTCGTGTTCGCGTACCAGTCGGGGTTGGTGTCGGGGTGA